In Musa acuminata AAA Group cultivar baxijiao chromosome BXJ2-8, Cavendish_Baxijiao_AAA, whole genome shotgun sequence, one genomic interval encodes:
- the LOC103994856 gene encoding 7-deoxyloganetin glucosyltransferase-like codes for MAAFTEIRPHAVVVPFPAQGHINPHLKLAKLLHARGFHFTFVNTEYNHRRLTLSRGPDWATAGLDGFRFETIPDGLPPPSDENNTQDVPALCASTRATCLAPFRDLMARLSRAADVPPVTCIVSDGAMCFTVDEDFGVPVLLFFTHSACGYWSYFHFGELVRRGYTPLKDESFLTNGYLDTPIDWIVGLENIRFRDLPSFVRTTDPDDVMPSIMARRAAHNAPQAAGIILNTFDNLEGPVFPTIRSKFPNLYSVGPVSSIATTAFTSISGNLWKEDTECIKWLDDQADGSVLYVNFGSITVVTAEQLLEFAWGLARSGYPFLWVVRPDMVRGEAAVLPEEFAAEVEGRGLLVGWCNQEEVLSHPATAVFLSHCGWNSTLESISEGVPMICWPFFAEQQTNCRYLCTKWGMGTEIGSNARRGEVEGCIREVMTGDKGREMTKRALEWKERARKAIGPGGSSSVNLERLVEELIRRQ; via the exons ATGGCTGCCTTCACGGAGATTAGACCCCACGCGGTGGTCGTCCCGTTCCCGGCGCAAGGCCACATCAATCCGCACCTGAAGCTGGCCAAGCTACTCCACGCCAGGGGCTTCCACTTCACCTTCGTCAACACCGAGTACAACCACCGCCGCCTCACCCTGTCCCGAGGCCCCGACTGGGCCACCGCAGGCCTCGACGGCTTCCGCTTCGAGACCATCCCCGACGGCCTGCCGCCGCCGTCGGACGAGAACAACACGCAGGATGTGCCGGCGCTGTGCGCTTCCACCAGGGCCACCTGCCTGGCCCCATTCAGAGACCTCATGGCGAGGCTGAGCCGCGCGGCCGACGTGCCCCCCGTCACATGCATCGTGTCCGATGGGGCTATGTGCTTCACCGTGGATGAGGACTTCGGGGTTCCTGTCTTGCTCTTCTTCACACATAGTGCATGTGGCTATTGGAGCTACTTTCACTTTGGTGAGCTCGTCAGGAGAGGCTACACGCCTCTCAAAG ATGAAAGCTTCTTGACGAACGGGTATCTCGATACTCCGATCGACTGGATCGTCGGCCTCGAAAACATCCGCTTCCGGGACCTGCCGTCCTTCGTCCGGACCACCGACCCCGACGACGTAATGCCGAGCATTATGGCGAGGCGTGCCGCGCATAACGCTCCCCAAGCCGCCGGTATCATCCTCAACACCTTCGACAACCTCGAGGGCCCCGTGTT cccaacaatccGCTCCAAGTTCCCCAACCTCTACTCCGTCGGCCCTGTCTCGTCCATCGCCACCACCGCCTTCACCTCGATCTCTGGTAACCTGTGGAAGGAAGATACCGAGTGCATCAAATGGCTGGACGACCAGGCTGATGGCTCCGTCCTGTACGTCAACTTCGGGAGCATCACGGTAGTGACGGCGGAGCAGCTGCTCGAGTTCGCGTGGGGCTTGGCGCGCAGCGGGTACCCGTTCCTGTGGGTGGTGAGGCCCGACATGGTGCGAGGCGAGGCGGCGGTGCTGCCGGAGGAGTTTGCCGCGGAAGTAGAAGGGAGGGGGCTGTTGGTGGGGTGGTGCAACCAAGAGGAGGTCTTAAGCCACCCCGCGACGGCTGTCTTCCTGTcgcactgcgggtggaactcgacGCTGGAGAGCATCAGCGAGGGCGTGCCGATGATATGCTGGCCATTCTTCGCCGAGCAGCAAACCAACTGCAGGTACTTGTGCACCAAATGGGGGATGGGTACGGAGATCGGCAGCAACGCGAGGAGGGGGGAGGTGGAGGGGTGCATAAGGGAGGTGATGACAGGGGACAAAGGGAGAGAGATGACAAAGAGAGCATTGGAATGGAAAGAGAGGGCAAGAAAAGCCATTGGCCCGGGGGGCTCTTCCTCGGTCAACCTTGAAAGGCTGGTGGAGGAGTTGATAAGGAGACAGTGA
- the LOC103994855 gene encoding protein PHOSPHATE-INDUCED 1-like gives MASIHQPKESTTFLLFLLLLSFTDLCIASRKLSSLYQPPPTILTYHRGALLEGNIPISVLWYGKFSPSQRSIITDFLLSLTPPHRPTTFAIITPTVSKWWRTVDYYVQKAGKRKTHVLLTNQVLDEGYSMGRLLRRSDVSELARRLGVMAGGVALVLTAADVAVEGFCSAACGMHGSVAAGSARTAYIWVGDSMSQCPGQCAWPFHKPAYGQQGQPLGAPNGDVGLDGMVINLATLLAGSVTNPYGGGYFQGDRDAPVEVAAGCPGVYGEGAYPGYAGKLRVDVKTKASYNVEGEKGRKYLVPALLDPISNSCLPMV, from the coding sequence ATGGCTTCCATCCATCAACCCAAAGAATCGACCACattccttctctttcttctccttctgAGCTTTACAGACCTATGTATTGCATCAAGGAAGCTATCCTCTCTCTACCAACCTCCCCCTACCATCCTCACCTACCACAGAGGAGCCTTGTTGGAGGGAAACATCCCAATCTCCGTCCTGTGGTATGGGAAATTCTCACCATCACAGAGATCAATTATCACCGACTTCCTCCTCTCCCTGACTCCCCCACACCGCCCCACCACCTTCGCCATCATAACACCCACTGTCTCCAAATGGTGGAGAACAGTCGACTACTACGTCCAAAAGGCCGGGAAGAGGAAGACCCATGTGTTGCTCACCAACCAAGTGTTAGACGAGGGGTACTCCATGGGGAGGCTTCTGAGGAGGTCCGACGTCTCGGAGCTGGCGCGCAGACTGGGCGTCATGGCGGGCGGGGTCGCCCTCGTGCTCACGGCCGCGGACGTGGCCGTGGAGGGGTTCTGCTCCGCTGCCTGCGGGATGCACGGATCCGTCGCCGCGGGCTCTGCTCGGACCGCGTACATATGGGTGGGCGACTCCATGAGCCAGTGCCCGGGACAGTGCGCGTGGCCGTTCCACAAGCCAGCCTACGGGCAGCAGGGACAGCCCCTCGGCGCGCCCAACGGAGACGTGGGGCTCGACGGCATGGTGATCAACTTGGCGACGCTGTTGGCCGGCTCCGTCACGAACCCGTACGGCGGCGGATACTTCCAGGGCGATCGGGACGCGCCGGTGGAGGTGGCTGCTGGGTGCCCAGGCGTCTATGGCGAGGGCGCATACCCTGGCTATGCTGGGAAACTGAGGGTGGACGTGAAGACGAAGGCGAGCTATAACGTGGAAGGAGAGAAGGGGAGGAAGTATTTGGTGCCGGCTTTGTTGGACCCGATTAGCAACTCTTGTTTGCCTATGGTTTGA